In Bradyrhizobium symbiodeficiens, the genomic stretch TCAGGCGCCTGATCGAGTTCACCTGGAATTACTTCCTGCGCAATCCCGAATTCCTGTCGCTGCTGCAGACCGAGAACCTCGCGCGCGCCAAACACCTGAAGAAATCGACCAAGGTCAAGTCGATGCACTCGCCCTTCGTCGAGATGATCCGCGCCGTGGTGCGCCGCGGCGTCGACAGCGGCGATTTCCAGGTCGCGGTCGATCCGGTGCAGCTCTACATTTCGATCGCAGGGCTGTGCTTCTTCTATCTCTCGAACTCGGCGACGCTCAGCGTGATCTTCGGCCGCGATCTCCTGGACAAGAAGGCCAAGGACGAGCGGCTGGCGCATATGGTCGGCCTCGTGCTGGCTGCGCTGACGGGACAATCCGTGGCGCTGTTCGAGATCTCGAAGGCACCGAAGTCGCGCGCGGCGGTGGCGCAGACGGTGTAGCCAAACTCTCCGCCGTCATCGCCCGCGAAAGCGGGCGATCCAGTATTCCAGAGGCGGCTGTGGCCCCGGAACCGCCGCAAAACGTCACACGGAAAGCTCTGGACAGTATTTATCCAACGGGTTAATTTCTCCGGGCAACGAAGAAGACTTCCGGGAGTGAAAATTGGCCGAGCTGAAGCAGCAAGGTGTAGTGTCCAGGATGCTGAATGCGGCCTGGATCCGGCCGTTCTTGTTCCTGGTCTTCATCGTCGTTGCCTGGGATCTCGCCATCCGGCTGTTCAAAATCCCCGCCTATCAGATCCCGTCGCCCCTCGATGTCATTGCCGTGCTGCGC encodes the following:
- a CDS encoding TetR family transcriptional regulator; the protein is MAKAKRTLKWQRDPEGMRLRILEAAKQEFSAHGLAGARVDRIAVKAGANKRMLYYHVGNKDELYLAVLEGAYDKIRSEERGLDLEHLDPPEAIRRLIEFTWNYFLRNPEFLSLLQTENLARAKHLKKSTKVKSMHSPFVEMIRAVVRRGVDSGDFQVAVDPVQLYISIAGLCFFYLSNSATLSVIFGRDLLDKKAKDERLAHMVGLVLAALTGQSVALFEISKAPKSRAAVAQTV